Proteins from a single region of Thunnus albacares chromosome 14, fThuAlb1.1, whole genome shotgun sequence:
- the LOC122997273 gene encoding G-protein coupled receptor 4-like, with protein MNTSQMKSNNNSNVTSDDDNSDATYPYFAEPYFMYVITCVIISIGLPLTLLAIYSLYSQVQNNNVAPIYIINLLISDIIQFCCVIVKKAKPEDLKIYRIFYYIYCFGVLASIGFMVCIALERYLGIAWPLWYRVRRTIKISLVVCVVVWTLPLVYVLPFYFQVEIKVLKTISAGCLLVPFPLLIFFLAGTLKSLSAAISVSSDEKRRIVGILVLVVLIYTVLFLPTIIWYLVEEARDNDTFSYLTFMLLRFSPLADLILYFFIRKGAIDKLLASLCCCRMDSDDNSRSSV; from the exons ATGAACACCTCACAGATGAAAAGCAATAATAACAGCAATGTCACATCCGACGATGATAATAGTGATGCAACCTACCCCTATTTTGCTGAACCATATTTTATGTATGTGATAACATGCGTAATCATTAGTATCGGCCTTCCTTTGACTCTACTGGCCATCTATTCTCTTTATTCCCAG GTGCAAAATAACAATGTTGCTCCAATCTACATCATcaacctcctcatctctgacatCATTCAGTTCTGTTGCGTGATCGTAAAAAAGGCAAAACCTGAGGATTTGAAGATCTATCGAATCTTCTATTATATTTACTGCTTTGGTGTGCTGGCCAGTATTGGCTTCATGGTCTGTATCGCCCTGGAAAG GTATTTGGGCATCGCATGGCCACTGTGGTACCGCGTCAGAAGAACCATCAAGATCTCTCTCGTGGTCTGTGTCGTGGTCTGGACCCTTCCTCTTGTTTATGTCCTTCCTTTCTATTTCCAGGTTGAAATTAAGGTCTTAAAAACCATTTCCGCTGGCTGTCTCCTCGTTCCTTTCCCACTGCTCATATTCTTCTTGGCTGGGACCCTAAAATCGCTGTCTGCTGCCATCTCGGTCtcctctgatgaaaaacgacgaATTGTGGGAATTTTGGTCCTGGTGGTGCTCATCTACACAGTGCTGTTTCTACCCACCATCATCTGGTACCTGGTAGAAGAAGCCAGAGATAATGATACCTTCAGCTACCTGACTTTCATGCTTCTTAGATTCAGTCCTCTTGCAGACttgattctgtattttttcattaggAAAGGGGCCATAGACAAGCTTTTggcctctctgtgttgttgcagaaTGGACAGTGATGATAACAGCAGATCATCAGTATGA